The genomic segment CGTCCGAAGAGCGCGACCAGCTCGGGGAGCTGCCCCGCGAGCCGGAGACCCAGGGCGCGGTAGAGGCCGCGCATCACGGCCCGGCCCGCCGGGCCGAGGACGGCTGCGAGGTAGCCCACGTGGCCGATCTCGTCGCCCAGGATCTCGTCGTAGAGGAGGCGGATGCGCGCGGCGACCTCCGGCTCGTCGGCGAAGAGTTCGACGCCGCGGTCGCGGAGCGCGCGGAAGAGGACGCAGCCGGCCATCTCTGCGCACCCGGCGAGCGGCCGGTTCCAGCGCTCGGGCGTGCCGACGAGGAGCTTCACGATCACGCGCGCGGCGAGCGCCGGCGGCCGGGCGTGGACCGGCAGGCCGAAGATCGCGAGCGCGTCGGCGAGGATGCGCGTGTGGTAGTGCTCCTGGAGCACGATGCGCACGAGGATCGGGTCGTCCGGGTTCACCTTCCCGTAGAGCTCGCTCAGGCCGACGCCGAACCGCTCCGCCTGGTTCGCCTTTGCGGTGGCGAGGAGCCAGAGCATGCGGTCGTCCAGCCCGGGCTCGGGCCTTCGGCGGGCGAGGTTGCGGAGAAACGTCTCCCGGTCGACCGCCCACCGCGAGCGCACCGGCTCGCGCACCAGGCGGTCGAAGAACGCCTCGCGCCGGGAGAGCGTGTGGCGGAGGAGGTCGGCCTCCCCGTCGCGCGCGAGGAGGAAGGCGAGGTAGCCGTCCGTCATGACGCCCTCCCCCGCCGCGCGCCCAGGAGCATGAGGGCCGTGAGGGCGACCAGCGCCAGGACGAGCCCGCCCATCGCCTTCGCGCCTGCCGGGATCGCCAGCGCCCCGAGGCCGCCGCCGACTGGAGTGAACATGATCAGCACCTCCCTTCGCCACGCACGATAAGGACGGGAGCGGACCAGCCTCAATCGCCCGGCCTCCTCATTTTTCCGAGGTCCAACGGGCCGGTACCGCCGTCTGACCCGGCTGGTACTCCCGTACTACTGGTGGGCGCGGACCGAGCGAGCGATACTCCCGCCGCCGTGGCGCACGACCCGATCAAGGTCCTGATCGTCGACGACCACCCCGTCTTCCGCGATGGGCTCAGGCAGTGCCTGGAGGCGCGCAAGACCATCCGCGTCCTCGCCACGGCGGGGAACGGCGAGGAGATGTGGAAGGCGCTGCGCGCGCACGGGCGGCCGCAGATCGTCCTCATGGACGTCGAGCTGCCGGGCGAGGGCGGCATCGAGCTGACGCGCGCGCTCCACGAGAAGCACCCGGAGATCCGCGTCGTCATGCTGACCGCCTTCTCGGACTCCGAGCGGGTGTTCGCGGCCCTCAAGGCCGGCGCCGTCGGCTATCTGCTCAAGAACGTCGCGCCCGACGAGATCCGCGCCACGGTCGAGCGGGCCGCCGCGGGCGAGCCGATGCTGTCGGGCGAGATCGCGGGGCGTGTGCTGCGCGAGTTCGAGCGCGAGCGCGAGGAGGAGCGCTACCGCGAGCAGCTCGACACGCTCACCGCGCGCGAGGAGGAGATCCTGAAGCTCCTCGCCACCGGCGAGTCGAACCGGGAGATCGGGAAGCGGCTCTTCATCAGCGAGCAGACGGTCAAGAACCACGTCGCGAGCATCTTCCGGAAGCTCCGGGTGAACGACCGCACCAAGGCGGCCCTGCTCGCGGTGAAGCTCGGACTCGGCGAGAAGCGGCCGTCATGACGCGCGGGCTGCCGCTGGGGGTGGCGCGGAGATCGCAGGCGCTGCGCGGCCCCCTGATCGCGGCGGGCGTTGCGGTGGCGGTGTGGAGCGCGCTCCAGTTCCGGGTCGCGGACTGGCCGATCTACGTCGTCTATGCGCTCCTATCGGTCCTCCTCTTCCGCTTCTACGTCGAGGTGCTGCCGTCGCTCGTGCTGCCAGTGCCCGGGCTCGCGCTCACCATCGGCTTTCTCTACGTGGGCGGGCCGCCCATCATCGTGCTCCGCGTGGCCGAGCCCATCCTGGCGAGCGGCCTCCGCGCGCTCCTGCCCGCGCGCTGGCGCGACCGGCTCGTCGGGGCGTCCGTCGGGGGCGCGGGCGCGGTGGCCTCGCTCTTCTGGATCAAGGAGTGGAACGAGCGCGCCGCCGCCGCGGCCGAGTGGGCGTCGTTCGCGCTCGGGCTCGCAGTCCGGTGGTGGGTCGTGTCGCGCCTCGTGCCCGGGGGCGACCCCACGCGCCACCCCGCCGCCATCGCGCTGGCGGAGCTCGCGGGGTACGCCGTGTGGGGACTCCTGGCGATGTTCCCGATCTACTCATACCGCCCCTTCCTGCTGCCATACCGAGCCGCGCGCGCCCGGACGGTGATCCAGGACCTCGAGCTCGTCGTCATCGTGACGCTGACCCCGCTCGTCTTCCTCGTCGTGTACGGCTATGCGACGCACGGCCTCGCCGGCGCGGCGGTGTGGTCGCTCGCCGCGCTAGGGCTCCACGTCATGCTGAAGCGGCTCACGGAGCGGCGGGTCGCCGTCGAGGAGCAGAACCGGCGGCTCGAGGCGCTCAACCG from the Deltaproteobacteria bacterium genome contains:
- a CDS encoding response regulator transcription factor, which encodes MAHDPIKVLIVDDHPVFRDGLRQCLEARKTIRVLATAGNGEEMWKALRAHGRPQIVLMDVELPGEGGIELTRALHEKHPEIRVVMLTAFSDSERVFAALKAGAVGYLLKNVAPDEIRATVERAAAGEPMLSGEIAGRVLREFEREREEERYREQLDTLTAREEEILKLLATGESNREIGKRLFISEQTVKNHVASIFRKLRVNDRTKAALLAVKLGLGEKRPS